The following are from one region of the Nocardioides marmotae genome:
- a CDS encoding YhgE/Pip domain-containing protein, protein MIAARVAATELRRLTSGTLRSAAVLALIVIPSLYSGLYLFANEDPYGRLGEVPAALVVEDQGARTAASAGEPARTVLYGDDVAKRLVDGDGGFGWVETTKADAEAGVRSGRFDSALVIGPEFSRDLVSPGRFEPRQASLRLITNDANNYMVATIAGQIVGEVRDSVAQEVGTEAATRFLSGFRLVHQDLRRGLKGVRRLSNGTGRLLEGLRTAERGTATLRAGAREAASGAGRLSSGVDRLAAGSSRLSSGAGRLSAGLGTLAGRTRSLPSQTNRLASGAREVAAGNREVASIGRDAASAARGLANRVDRAGRVLRRQLQALVADGVLTPGVAADLAAVLDLAGQPVRDAAAAVTGASRKLDRLSRGSGKVAAGATALARATPALVRGIGTARSGAARLASGAATARSGVATLASGARSLSAGNQRLANGSERLARGSVRLRRGGAKVDRGVDELTTQLRKGLKKIPDPDRRTAEATARTIGDPVRVADDQLASAGSYGAGLAPFFMSLAAWIGAYVLFLLVRPLSSRSLAAAAPAWQTVLGGWLPAAVIGLAQMAVMFLIVNVALDISAADALGTVGLLALASAAFVALLQAFNVWLGAVGQFLGLVLMLVQLVTAGGTFPWQTVPEPLQALHRILPMSYAVEGLRQTLYGGDAAVLARDLAVLLGAFVVGILATVYAAYRQRVWTPARLHPELVL, encoded by the coding sequence GTGATCGCAGCACGAGTGGCGGCCACGGAGCTGCGCCGCCTGACCAGTGGCACCCTGCGGAGCGCGGCGGTGCTGGCCCTGATCGTGATCCCCTCGCTCTACTCGGGGCTCTACCTCTTCGCCAACGAGGACCCCTATGGCCGCCTGGGCGAGGTGCCGGCCGCGCTGGTCGTCGAGGACCAGGGCGCGCGGACGGCCGCCTCGGCCGGCGAGCCGGCCAGGACCGTGCTGTACGGCGACGACGTCGCCAAGCGGCTCGTCGACGGTGACGGCGGCTTCGGCTGGGTCGAGACGACCAAGGCCGACGCCGAGGCCGGGGTCCGCTCGGGGCGCTTCGACTCCGCGCTGGTGATCGGTCCGGAGTTCTCCCGGGACCTCGTCTCGCCCGGCCGCTTCGAGCCGCGCCAGGCGAGCCTGCGGCTGATCACCAACGACGCGAACAACTACATGGTGGCGACCATCGCCGGGCAGATCGTGGGGGAGGTGCGCGACTCGGTGGCCCAGGAGGTCGGCACCGAGGCGGCCACCCGCTTCCTCAGCGGGTTCCGGCTGGTCCACCAGGACCTCCGTCGCGGCCTGAAGGGCGTACGACGCCTGTCGAACGGCACCGGCCGCCTCCTCGAGGGGCTCCGGACCGCGGAGCGCGGCACGGCGACCCTGCGCGCGGGTGCTCGGGAGGCGGCCAGCGGCGCGGGTCGGCTCTCCTCCGGCGTCGACCGCCTGGCCGCCGGCAGCAGCCGCCTCTCCTCCGGGGCCGGGCGGCTCTCCGCGGGCCTGGGCACGCTCGCCGGGCGGACGCGGAGCCTGCCCAGCCAGACCAACCGGCTCGCGTCCGGGGCCCGCGAGGTCGCCGCCGGCAACCGCGAGGTCGCGTCGATCGGCCGGGACGCCGCCTCAGCGGCCCGGGGCCTCGCCAACCGGGTCGATCGTGCGGGCCGGGTGCTGCGGCGCCAGCTCCAGGCCCTCGTCGCCGACGGCGTGCTGACCCCGGGCGTCGCCGCCGACCTCGCGGCGGTCCTCGACCTCGCCGGCCAGCCGGTGCGGGACGCCGCCGCCGCGGTCACCGGCGCCTCCCGCAAGCTCGACCGGCTCAGCCGCGGGTCCGGGAAGGTCGCGGCCGGCGCCACGGCCCTGGCCCGGGCGACCCCTGCTCTCGTGCGCGGCATCGGCACCGCCCGGTCGGGTGCGGCCCGGCTCGCCTCCGGCGCCGCAACGGCCCGGTCAGGGGTCGCCACGCTCGCGAGCGGCGCCCGGAGCCTGTCGGCGGGCAACCAGCGGCTCGCGAACGGGTCGGAGCGGCTGGCGCGCGGCAGCGTGCGGCTGCGCCGCGGCGGAGCGAAGGTCGACCGCGGTGTCGACGAGCTCACCACCCAGCTGCGCAAGGGGTTGAAGAAGATCCCGGACCCGGATCGCAGGACCGCCGAGGCGACCGCCCGCACCATCGGCGACCCGGTGCGCGTGGCCGACGACCAGCTGGCCAGCGCCGGCAGCTACGGCGCCGGCCTGGCGCCGTTCTTCATGTCCCTGGCGGCCTGGATCGGTGCCTACGTGCTCTTCCTCCTGGTCAGACCCCTGTCCAGCCGCTCCCTCGCCGCCGCCGCTCCGGCCTGGCAGACCGTGCTGGGCGGGTGGCTGCCAGCCGCGGTCATCGGCCTGGCGCAGATGGCGGTCATGTTCCTGATCGTCAACGTCGCCCTCGACATCAGCGCCGCCGACGCGCTCGGCACCGTCGGGCTCCTGGCCCTCGCCTCGGCCGCGTTCGTCGCCCTGCTCCAGGCGTTCAACGTCTGGCTCGGCGCGGTCGGCCAGTTCCTCGGGCTGGTCCTCATGCTCGTCCAGCTGGTCACCGCCGGCGGGACGTTCCCGTGGCAGACCGTGCCCGAACCCTTGCAGGCCCTCCACCGGATCCTGCCGATGTCCTACGCCGTCGAAGGCCTGCGGCAGACGCTGTACGGCGGTGACGCAGCCGTCCTCGCCCGCGACCTCGCGGTGCTCCTCGGCGCTTTCGTCGTCGGCATCCTCGCCACCGTCTACGCGGCCTACCGCCAGCGCGTCTGGACCCCGGCCCGCCTCCACCCCGAGCTCGTGCTCTGA
- a CDS encoding HNH endonuclease signature motif containing protein: protein MALTATLEHPLDTPADVLSLARAKQRAANAAEAELLEAAVQWCVLHPAESLDEAATWSVFRGFGDKPVCLAGEGAPFVTEFAVVEFAAGLGKSEDAGRAYLAEALELRYRLPKLWAKVTSLDLPAWKARALARRTLHLPKKGAAFVDTHVAPVASTIGPAALERLLEEALVRFDPDEAQRVATERAEARHVTIQSRQVSFDGHVDVWATLDLADALDLDDALEKGAARLEALGCTDTLDARRSVALGDMARRQMQLEFDTDPKPLVVHVHQRPDGTLDDITRVENTRGFVLTSQLADWCTRAARSDAGKTITVKPVIDLNERIHVEAYEVPDRLSTQTRLRDLHCVFPWCTRPAHATSRIDDDHVIPHARGGPTATENIAPLCRRHHRAKTHAGWSQQSPAPGTFEWRSPTGLTYRVDHRGTHDLGPEPPPTAQPPRDSRIATTPPEHPTGGAQARPA, encoded by the coding sequence ATGGCCTTGACCGCGACGCTCGAGCACCCGCTGGACACCCCAGCCGACGTGCTGAGCCTCGCTCGCGCCAAGCAACGCGCGGCCAACGCAGCCGAGGCCGAGCTTCTTGAGGCGGCTGTCCAGTGGTGCGTGCTCCACCCGGCCGAGTCGCTCGACGAGGCAGCGACCTGGTCGGTGTTCCGCGGGTTCGGTGACAAGCCGGTCTGCCTGGCCGGTGAGGGTGCGCCGTTCGTGACCGAGTTCGCGGTCGTGGAGTTCGCGGCCGGGCTGGGGAAGTCCGAGGACGCCGGCCGGGCCTATCTCGCCGAGGCGCTCGAGCTGCGGTACCGGCTCCCGAAGCTGTGGGCGAAGGTGACCTCGCTGGATCTGCCGGCCTGGAAGGCGCGGGCGCTGGCGCGGCGGACGTTGCACCTGCCGAAGAAGGGTGCGGCGTTCGTCGACACCCACGTCGCCCCGGTCGCCTCGACTATCGGGCCCGCCGCGCTGGAGCGGTTGCTGGAGGAGGCGTTGGTCCGGTTCGACCCCGACGAAGCCCAACGTGTTGCGACCGAGCGGGCCGAGGCCCGGCACGTGACCATCCAGTCCCGACAGGTGTCCTTCGACGGGCACGTGGACGTGTGGGCGACCCTCGACCTGGCCGATGCACTGGACCTCGACGACGCACTCGAGAAGGGCGCGGCCCGGCTCGAAGCACTCGGGTGCACCGACACCCTCGACGCCCGACGGTCAGTCGCCCTGGGTGACATGGCGCGGCGGCAGATGCAGCTGGAGTTCGACACCGACCCCAAGCCCCTCGTGGTCCACGTGCACCAGCGTCCCGACGGGACCCTCGACGACATCACCCGGGTCGAGAACACCCGCGGGTTCGTCCTCACCAGCCAGCTCGCGGACTGGTGCACCCGCGCCGCGCGGTCCGATGCCGGCAAGACGATCACCGTGAAGCCCGTGATCGACCTCAACGAGCGGATCCACGTCGAGGCCTACGAGGTCCCCGACCGCCTCTCGACCCAGACCCGGCTGCGCGACCTGCACTGCGTGTTCCCCTGGTGCACCCGACCCGCCCACGCGACCAGCAGGATCGACGACGACCACGTCATCCCCCACGCCAGGGGTGGACCGACCGCGACCGAGAACATCGCGCCCCTGTGTCGGCGCCACCACCGGGCCAAGACCCACGCCGGCTGGTCGCAGCAGTCACCAGCTCCCGGGACATTCGAGTGGCGAAGTCCGACCGGCCTCACGTACCGGGTCGACCACCGAGGCACCCACGACCTCGGGCCCGAACCACCGCCGACGGCTCAGCCGCCACGAGATAGCCGCATCGCCACGACCCCGCCGGAGCACCCGACCGGCGGGGCACAGGCACGCCCAGCGTGA
- a CDS encoding putative quinol monooxygenase: MIFITAKFRIKPEHAEAWPEISRSFTEGTRAEEGCLWFDWSRSLDDPNEYVLTEAFRDGEAGAAHVGSDHFKAAQAELPPYLAETPRIVSTEVDQDGWNELGELAVD; this comes from the coding sequence TTGATCTTCATCACCGCGAAGTTCCGCATCAAGCCCGAGCACGCCGAGGCCTGGCCCGAGATCTCCCGGTCCTTCACCGAGGGCACCCGCGCCGAGGAGGGTTGCCTCTGGTTCGACTGGTCCCGATCGCTCGACGACCCGAACGAGTACGTCCTCACCGAGGCCTTCCGTGACGGCGAGGCCGGCGCGGCACACGTGGGCAGCGACCACTTCAAGGCCGCCCAGGCCGAGCTCCCGCCGTACCTCGCCGAGACGCCCCGCATCGTGTCCACCGAGGTCGACCAGGACGGCTGGAACGAGCTCGGCGAGCTCGCCGTCGACTGA
- the orn gene encoding oligoribonuclease — protein MNDRLVWIDCEMTGLDLRADALIEVAALVTDFELNVLGEGVDIVIRPPDEALEQMGDFVRSMHESSGLLDELAAGVSLAEAEERTLAYLREHCPEGSRPPLAGNTVGTDRAFIARDMTGLESFLHYRIVDVSSIKELSRRWYPRAYHQAPAKRGNHRALADIRESIEELRYYREAVFVPPPGPDSATAKAIAARHGGSLTGAAAEPDADPAAGTPADSTPED, from the coding sequence GTGAACGACCGACTCGTCTGGATCGACTGTGAGATGACCGGCCTCGACCTGCGCGCGGACGCGTTGATCGAGGTGGCGGCCCTCGTGACCGACTTCGAGCTCAACGTGCTCGGCGAGGGCGTCGACATCGTCATCCGCCCGCCCGATGAGGCCCTGGAGCAGATGGGCGACTTCGTGCGCAGCATGCACGAGAGCTCCGGCCTGCTCGACGAGCTGGCGGCGGGCGTGAGCCTGGCCGAGGCCGAGGAGCGGACCCTGGCCTACCTCCGCGAGCACTGCCCCGAGGGCAGCCGGCCGCCGCTGGCCGGGAACACCGTGGGCACGGACCGGGCGTTCATCGCCCGCGACATGACCGGGCTGGAGTCCTTCCTCCACTACCGGATCGTCGACGTCAGCTCGATCAAGGAGCTCTCCCGGCGCTGGTACCCGCGGGCCTACCACCAGGCGCCGGCCAAGCGCGGCAACCACCGTGCCCTCGCCGACATCCGCGAGAGCATCGAGGAGCTGCGCTACTACCGCGAGGCGGTCTTCGTCCCGCCGCCGGGGCCCGACTCCGCGACCGCCAAGGCGATCGCGGCGCGGCACGGCGGCTCCCTGACCGGCGCAGCGGCCGAGCCCGACGCCGACCCCGCTGCCGGCACCCCCGCGGATTCCACCCCCGAGGACTGA
- a CDS encoding MauE/DoxX family redox-associated membrane protein: MREWFGLVARLVTGGVWLVAGALKLPDPYESVRAVRAYDLLPESVVPTVGHLLPVLEVVVGVALIGGVLTRAAGAVSALLFLAFIIGIASAWARGLQIDCGCFGGGGYEPGASAQYPGEIARDVVLLALSLFLVRVRATRFALDNVLFRRTGPTISEA; the protein is encoded by the coding sequence GTGAGGGAGTGGTTCGGTCTGGTCGCGCGTCTCGTGACCGGCGGGGTGTGGCTCGTGGCGGGAGCCCTGAAGCTGCCCGACCCCTACGAGAGCGTCCGCGCCGTCCGCGCCTACGACCTGCTGCCGGAGTCGGTCGTGCCGACGGTCGGCCACCTGCTGCCCGTGCTGGAGGTGGTGGTCGGGGTCGCCCTGATCGGCGGGGTGCTCACGCGAGCCGCCGGCGCCGTCTCCGCCCTGCTCTTCCTCGCGTTCATCATCGGGATCGCGTCCGCGTGGGCCCGCGGCCTCCAGATCGACTGCGGCTGCTTCGGCGGCGGGGGCTACGAGCCGGGCGCGTCCGCCCAGTACCCGGGGGAGATCGCCCGCGACGTGGTCCTCCTGGCGCTGTCCCTGTTCCTCGTGCGTGTCCGCGCGACCCGGTTCGCGCTGGACAACGTCCTGTTCCGACGTACCGGACCGACCATCTCGGAGGCATGA
- a CDS encoding DsbA family protein, whose protein sequence is MSLSTKSRQQSRSERAAAALREQKVRERRRKVLISAAVAAVLALVVVVGVLVQGDRDTTGTAATKPAGATDNYSLAFGPPDAPHSVVIYEDFLCPYCGDLEAETRTDLEKLSENGQVRVEYRPFDLLSRYGDYSARATNAFAVVLDTAGPEVAKDFHDLLFERQPKEGASYPSNDDLVDLAVEAGADEAEVREPIEEGAFDQWVENATDAASREGITGTPTVLVDGEVFTDGDTVEELADNLVAAVK, encoded by the coding sequence ATGAGCTTGTCCACGAAGTCCCGTCAGCAGTCCCGATCGGAGCGCGCTGCGGCCGCCCTGCGTGAGCAGAAGGTGCGGGAGCGCCGCCGCAAGGTCCTCATCAGCGCCGCCGTGGCCGCGGTCCTCGCGCTGGTGGTGGTCGTCGGCGTCCTGGTCCAGGGCGACCGCGACACGACCGGGACGGCCGCGACGAAGCCGGCCGGCGCGACCGACAACTACTCCCTGGCGTTCGGCCCCCCCGACGCCCCGCACTCGGTCGTGATCTACGAGGACTTCCTCTGCCCCTACTGCGGTGACCTCGAGGCCGAGACCCGCACGGACCTCGAGAAGCTCTCCGAGAACGGCCAGGTGCGCGTCGAGTACCGGCCCTTCGACCTGCTGAGCCGGTACGGCGACTACTCCGCTCGGGCGACCAACGCCTTCGCCGTCGTGCTCGACACCGCCGGCCCTGAGGTCGCCAAGGACTTCCACGACCTGCTCTTCGAGCGGCAGCCGAAGGAGGGCGCGTCGTACCCGAGCAACGACGACCTCGTCGACCTCGCCGTCGAGGCCGGCGCCGACGAGGCCGAGGTGCGTGAGCCGATCGAGGAGGGCGCCTTCGACCAGTGGGTGGAGAACGCCACCGACGCCGCCTCCCGGGAGGGCATCACCGGCACACCCACGGTCCTGGTCGACGGTGAGGTCTTCACCGACGGCGACACGGTCGAGGAGCTGGCCGACAACTTGGTGGCCGCCGTCAAGTGA
- a CDS encoding adenosine deaminase — protein sequence MRVTPEFIAGLPKAELHVHHVGSASPRMVAELAARHPGTVPADLDELRRFYEFRDFAHFIEVYLAVVDLVRTPEDIRYLTYEVAREMAEGQALRYAELTCTPYTSVRPHDPQPGMAIEAYTEAIEDARVAAERDFGLVLRWIYDIPGEAGLPSAEATLGYALDHRPDGLVGFGLGGPEIGVPRAQFQPHFDAARAAGLRSVPHAGETTGPETVWDALRLLGAERIGHGTSAARDPELLAHLAETGVPLEVCPSSNVATRAVPDLAAHPLAAFREAGVTVTIASDDPPMFGTSLNREYEIAADLLDLDADGVADLARTAVGVSFAEDDVKTRVLAEIDAYVAGGTAPA from the coding sequence ATGCGCGTCACCCCGGAGTTCATCGCCGGCCTGCCCAAGGCCGAGCTGCACGTCCACCACGTCGGGTCCGCGTCGCCGCGGATGGTCGCCGAGCTGGCAGCCCGCCACCCCGGCACCGTCCCGGCGGACCTCGACGAGCTGCGCCGGTTCTACGAGTTCCGCGACTTCGCGCACTTCATCGAGGTCTACCTCGCGGTGGTCGACCTGGTCCGCACGCCCGAGGACATCCGCTACCTGACCTACGAGGTCGCGCGCGAGATGGCCGAGGGCCAGGCCCTGCGGTACGCCGAGCTGACGTGCACGCCGTACACCTCGGTGCGTCCGCACGACCCGCAGCCGGGGATGGCCATCGAGGCCTACACCGAGGCGATCGAGGACGCCCGGGTCGCCGCCGAGCGTGACTTCGGCCTGGTGCTGCGCTGGATCTACGACATCCCCGGCGAGGCCGGGCTGCCGAGCGCCGAGGCCACGCTCGGCTACGCCCTCGACCACCGCCCCGACGGGCTGGTCGGCTTCGGCCTCGGCGGCCCGGAGATCGGCGTGCCGCGGGCGCAGTTCCAGCCGCACTTCGACGCGGCCCGGGCCGCCGGGCTCCGCTCGGTGCCGCACGCCGGCGAGACCACGGGGCCCGAGACGGTCTGGGACGCCCTGCGGCTGCTCGGGGCCGAGCGCATCGGCCACGGCACGTCCGCGGCCCGGGACCCCGAGCTGCTCGCCCACCTGGCCGAGACCGGCGTGCCCCTGGAGGTGTGCCCGTCGTCCAACGTGGCCACCCGCGCGGTCCCCGACCTCGCCGCGCACCCCCTCGCGGCGTTCCGCGAGGCCGGCGTCACCGTCACCATCGCCTCCGACGACCCGCCGATGTTCGGGACGTCGCTGAACCGCGAGTACGAGATCGCCGCCGACCTGCTGGACCTCGACGCCGACGGCGTCGCCGACCTGGCGCGGACCGCGGTGGGTGTCTCCTTCGCCGAGGACGATGTCAAGACGCGGGTGCTCGCCGAGATCGACGCGTACGTCGCGGGCGGGACCGCCCCGGCCTGA
- a CDS encoding response regulator transcription factor, producing MPAQPIRVAVVNDYELVVAGLAAMLAPFREQVVLVEADSGLPVVGDVDVVLFDTFARGEGGRGLEGLVASGTARIVVFSWHTDPGVVDRALREGADGYLHKALGAHEIVAALEKVCDGEVVRPDPRLAMTDPDLDRASGAWPGQREGLSPREGEILAYITQGLSNQEIAESTYLSINSVKTYIRTAYRKIGVTRRSQAVAWGMTNGFVPDRSRVRLAD from the coding sequence ATGCCCGCCCAGCCCATCCGCGTCGCCGTGGTGAACGACTACGAGCTCGTCGTCGCCGGACTCGCCGCGATGCTGGCCCCGTTCCGCGAGCAGGTGGTGCTCGTCGAGGCCGACAGCGGGCTGCCTGTGGTCGGCGACGTCGACGTCGTCCTCTTCGACACCTTCGCCCGCGGGGAGGGCGGCCGCGGCCTCGAAGGCCTCGTGGCATCGGGCACCGCCAGGATCGTCGTTTTCAGCTGGCACACCGACCCCGGGGTGGTCGACCGGGCGCTGCGCGAGGGCGCGGACGGCTACCTCCACAAGGCCCTCGGCGCGCACGAGATCGTGGCCGCGCTGGAGAAGGTCTGCGACGGGGAGGTGGTGCGACCCGATCCCCGTCTCGCGATGACGGACCCCGATCTCGACCGGGCGTCGGGCGCCTGGCCGGGGCAGCGGGAGGGCCTGAGCCCCCGCGAGGGGGAGATCCTGGCCTACATCACCCAGGGCCTCTCGAACCAGGAGATCGCCGAGAGCACCTACCTCTCGATCAATTCGGTCAAGACCTACATCCGCACCGCCTACCGCAAGATCGGGGTCACCCGTCGTTCCCAGGCCGTCGCCTGGGGGATGACCAACGGCTTCGTGCCGGACCGCTCGCGCGTGCGGCTCGCCGACTGA
- a CDS encoding sigma-70 family RNA polymerase sigma factor produces MHGSSPALGDDHRTMSRDERSRRTAELLHLARSASGPAREDLIAEVVLVNRRVADAVANRYRRRGIPLEDLQQVAYEGLVKAVNRFDPSVREDLLTYAVPTIRGEIQRHFRDQGWMVRPPRRVQELQRDLTMATDRLEQELGREPTDDEVERALGITPEEHREALQGLGCFQPTSLDQPVGSDAGTSLGDVLPQEPDEGPAEARAMLAPVMRGLSERDRRVLYLRFYEDQTQREIGDELGVSQVQVSRVLTRILETMREQIGAEHPPER; encoded by the coding sequence ATGCACGGTTCCAGCCCCGCCCTCGGCGACGACCACCGCACGATGTCCCGCGACGAACGCTCGCGCCGCACAGCGGAGCTGCTCCACCTCGCCCGGTCGGCCTCCGGCCCCGCCCGCGAGGACCTGATCGCCGAGGTCGTGCTCGTCAACCGACGCGTGGCCGACGCGGTCGCCAACCGCTACCGTCGCCGCGGCATCCCGTTGGAGGACCTCCAGCAGGTCGCCTACGAGGGGCTGGTCAAGGCCGTCAACCGCTTCGACCCCTCGGTCCGCGAGGACCTGCTGACCTACGCCGTCCCCACGATCCGCGGGGAGATCCAGCGGCACTTCCGCGACCAGGGCTGGATGGTCCGCCCGCCGCGACGCGTGCAGGAGCTCCAACGGGACCTGACGATGGCCACCGACCGCCTCGAGCAGGAGCTGGGTCGCGAGCCCACCGACGACGAGGTCGAGCGCGCGCTGGGCATCACCCCCGAGGAGCACCGCGAGGCGCTCCAGGGCCTCGGCTGCTTCCAGCCCACCTCCCTCGACCAGCCCGTGGGGAGCGACGCCGGCACCAGCCTCGGCGACGTGCTCCCCCAGGAACCGGACGAGGGTCCCGCGGAGGCGCGGGCGATGCTCGCGCCGGTGATGCGTGGGCTGTCCGAGCGCGACCGACGCGTGCTCTACCTGCGCTTCTACGAGGACCAGACCCAACGCGAGATCGGTGACGAGCTCGGCGTCAGCCAGGTCCAGGTCTCCCGGGTGCTCACCCGGATCCTGGAGACGATGCGGGAGCAGATCGGCGCGGAGCACCCGCCGGAGAGGTGA